One part of the Haliotis asinina isolate JCU_RB_2024 chromosome 2, JCU_Hal_asi_v2, whole genome shotgun sequence genome encodes these proteins:
- the LOC137272731 gene encoding toll-like receptor 4: MDVKVLMCLLLVKGVTYSRLVSGCHTSYSADYQGKVTNCQKQNLTQVPLDLPEDIVGLDLQYNLLTSIPNNSFSTLRELRFLFLSHNPLTTLQREAFRGLGKLETLEMSCDTLSLDVTTYPDGLFQHLVHLKKLFLIGSINGDAQFPTQIVEGLSSLEELRINSWPEGGHWPQLQQVKDTLTFLDIDTIGEPIIRNTTFQALHGIPLNIFWVNGLLTSIETGTFCPFTNLSKLRLIAYYGSSIKLISITRALQCLAGRRMEEIILSRVVTTGESSVILTEEMFSYLADICVKKVDLSRNRITQIDVNAITNSTFFRCIEYLDLSKNMFNGGAMIPVALDLHFMENLKYLDVSQDLSMSRSASHKYNTTTRGGIYIPMPPNLSYLNSSGGVFKNTILSVGLTLTQSDHLTSLDFSRNNLLDIPSHLECCKNLKSLDISHMKIQQNVFNNTNMVTNLETLLVHDVTSDDDMFVSPTEPFFHVMTELKRLDLSGNSLQLINKNTFRNFQKLVNLSLARNRLNDLSEEILTMVWLKHLDVTSNSLSVISKYQQTLLDDIVVSNGSFYLYMAGNIFSCSCGTLHFIQWLQETDVTLDDHGNYTCILGDGTLTDTATFYARRTFQWRTCVGQFWLSVAIIGTLIALLSLLVAFLVKKYLPKIEHHVLRVLGYKQGRRPKREDFDYDAYICYESAQYDWPCHCLYKELPKVSPGIRLYLSDFHDPIGCSQADVTFDALSRSWKIVIVLTENFLKDEWIHFTVLSTVRLMSVNNAISDRVLLLYRNMSSAARARVPHLLLNAVSEEHILDVEDRPQFWTHLCQCILNDKPTALF, from the coding sequence ATGGATGTGAAAGTACTGATGTGTCTGCTCCTGGTGAAGGGTGTGACATACAGTCGCCTTGTCAGTGGCTGTCACACTAGCTACAGCGCAGACTACCAAGGGAAGGTCACCAACTGTCAAAAGCAGAATCTCACTCAAGTCCCATTAGATCTTCCTGAGGACATCGTAGGTTTGGATTTACAATATAATCTACTCACCAGTATACCCAACAACAGCTTTAGCACTTTACGGGAGCTGAGATTCTTATTCCTCAGCCACAATCCGTTAACAACACTGCAGAGAGAAGCTTTCAGAGGTCTGGGTAAACTCGAAACCTTGGAAATGTCTTGTGATACACTTTCACTGGATGTAACAACGTACCCAGATGGGCTGTTCCAGCATCTAGTTCATCTAAAAAAACTGTTTCTTATAGGAAGTATAAATGGTGACGCACAGTTTCCTACTCAGATTGTAGAAGGCCTAAGCAGCCTAGAAGAGCTACGTATAAACTCTTGGCCTGAAGGCGGACACTGGCCTCAATTACAACAAGTAAAAGACACACTCACATTTCTGGACATCGACACAATTGGAGAACCAATAATTAGAAACACAACATTTCAAGCTTTGCATGGCATTCCACTTAACATATTTTGGGTAAATGGACTTCTAACAAGCATAGAAACAGGAACATTTTGTCCCTTTACGAACCTATCCAAGCTCCGGTTGATTGCCTATTATGGAAGCTCAATCAAGTTGATCTCTATAACAAGAGCACTTCAGTGTTTGGCTGGGAGAAGAATGGAGGAAATAATACTATCTCGAGTTGTAACCACAGGAGAAAGCAGTGTCATCCTAACAGAGGAAATGTTCAGTTATCTTGCAGATATATGTGTAAAGAAGGTAGACTTGTCACGCAATAGGATTACGCAAATTGATGTTAATGCCATAACTAATTCCACCTTTTTCAGATGTATTGAATATCTGGACttatccaaaaacatgtttaatgGGGGCGCAATGATACCTGTTGCACTTGACTTGCACTTTATGGAAAATCTTAAATATCTCGATGTGTCTCAAGACCTTAGCATGAGCCGTTCTGCCAGTCACAAATACAATACTACAACACGAGGAGGTATTTATATCCCAATGCCTCCCAATCTCAGTTACCTGAACAGCAGCGGTGGTGTTTTCAAGAATACCATTCTCAGTGTTGGTTTAACACTGACACAAAGCGATCATTTGACTTCTTTAGATTTTTCAAGAAACAATCTATTAGACATTCCTTCACATTTAGAATGTTGTAAAAACCTGAAGTCTTTGGACATATCTCACATGAAAATCCAACAGAATGTATTCAACAACACCAATATGGTGACGAATCTGGAAACATTGCTTGTTCACGATGTGACGtcagatgatgacatgtttgtgtCCCCAACCGAACCCTTCTTCCATGTCATGACCGAACTAAAAAGACTTGATTTATCAGGCAATAGTCTACAACTTATCAACAAAAATACTTTTAGAAACTTTCAGAAACTAGTAAATCTTTCACTTGCAAGAAACCGACTAAATGACCTTTCGGAAGAAATCCTGACAATGGTTTGGCTCAAGCATTTGGATGTGACGTCGAATTCCCTCTCAGTCATCAGCAAATACCAACAGACCTTGCTTGATGACATCGTTGTCAGTAACGGCTCCTTCTACCTCTACATGGCAGGCAATATCTTCAGCTGCAGCTGTGGAACCCTTCACTTCATTCAGTGGTTACAGGAAACTGATGTTACTTTAGATGACCATGGCAACTACACCTGTATCCTTGGTGATGGAACGTTGACTGATACAGCTACATTTTATGCCAGAAGGACATTCCAGTGGAGAACATGTGTTGGTCAGTTCTGGTTGTCTGTGGCCATAATAGGAACCTTGATTGCGCTTTTGTCTTTGCTTGTAGCCTTTCTCGTCAAGAAATATTTGCCTAAAATAGAGCATCATGTGTTACGGGTGCTTGGTTACAAGCAGGGACGCCGACCAAAAAGGGAGGATTTTGATTATGACGCCTACATATGCTATGAAAGTGCTCAGTACGATTGGCCTTGTCACTGTTTGTACAAGGAGCTTCCCAAAGTCTCTCCAGGCATACGACTGTACCTGTCCGATTTCCATGACCCTATAGGATGTTCCCAGGCAGACGTGACCTTTGATGCATTATCGAGAAGCTGGAAAATTGTTATCGTGCTAACAGAGAACTTTCTGAAGGACGAGTGGATACACTTTACTGTCCTGTCTACTGTGAGACTAATGTCCGTGAACAACGCAATATCGGACCGAGTTCTTCTTCTGTACAGGAATATGTCGTCGGCAGCAAGAGCTCGAGTTCCTCATCTTCTCCTAAACGCGGTTTCGGAGGAACATATTCTGGATGTGGAGGATAGGCCCCAATTCTGGACACATCTGTGTCAGTGTATCCTTAACGATAAACCAACAGCCCTATTCTAA